The following proteins come from a genomic window of Streptomyces sp. Sge12:
- a CDS encoding branched-chain amino acid ABC transporter substrate-binding protein — protein sequence MRHRSLLVLTTVITTGALTLTACGSRDGGDSKDNSGGKKTTVVIGVDAPLTGSLSALGQGIKNSVDLAAKTANKNNEVPGIEFKVEALDDQAVPASGQANATKLVGNKDVLGVVGPLNSGVAQQMQGVFASANLAQVSPANTNPALSQGDNWGKGEFKRGFKTYFRTAATDVVQGKFAAQYLFKDAGKKKVFIVDDKQTYGAGLAAIFADEFKKLGGEVVGTDHVTVKETDFSSTADKVKSSGADSVYFGGQYPEGGLLADQIKKTGANVPLMGGDGIQDPAFISASGEANEGDLATSIGYPVEKLDTAKKFIEDYKTEGYKDPYAAYGGYSYDAGWAVIQAVKAVAAANSGKLPDDARAKVVEALGKVSFEGVTGKVAFDEYGDTTNKQLTVYKVEGGKWVDVKSDTFNQ from the coding sequence GTGCGACACCGTTCTTTGCTCGTCCTCACCACCGTGATCACCACGGGAGCACTGACCCTCACCGCTTGCGGATCGCGCGACGGCGGAGACTCCAAGGACAACAGCGGCGGCAAGAAGACCACCGTCGTCATCGGTGTGGACGCCCCGCTCACCGGCTCGCTCTCCGCGCTCGGCCAGGGCATCAAGAACTCCGTCGACCTCGCGGCCAAGACGGCCAACAAGAACAACGAGGTCCCGGGCATCGAGTTCAAGGTCGAGGCCCTCGACGACCAGGCCGTCCCCGCCTCCGGTCAGGCCAACGCCACCAAGCTCGTCGGCAACAAGGACGTCCTCGGCGTCGTCGGCCCGCTGAACTCCGGCGTCGCCCAGCAGATGCAGGGCGTCTTCGCCTCCGCCAACCTGGCGCAGGTCTCCCCCGCCAACACCAACCCCGCGCTCAGCCAGGGCGACAACTGGGGCAAGGGCGAGTTCAAGCGCGGCTTCAAGACCTACTTCCGCACCGCCGCCACCGACGTGGTCCAGGGCAAGTTCGCCGCCCAGTACCTCTTCAAGGACGCCGGCAAGAAGAAGGTCTTCATCGTCGACGACAAGCAGACCTACGGCGCCGGCCTCGCCGCCATCTTCGCCGACGAGTTCAAGAAGCTCGGCGGCGAGGTCGTCGGCACCGACCACGTCACCGTGAAGGAGACCGACTTCTCCTCCACCGCCGACAAGGTCAAGTCCTCCGGCGCCGACTCCGTCTACTTCGGCGGCCAGTACCCCGAGGGCGGCCTCCTCGCCGACCAGATCAAGAAGACCGGCGCCAACGTCCCCCTCATGGGCGGCGACGGCATCCAGGACCCCGCCTTCATCAGCGCCTCCGGTGAGGCCAACGAGGGCGACCTCGCCACCTCCATCGGCTACCCGGTCGAGAAGCTGGACACCGCCAAGAAGTTCATCGAGGACTACAAGACCGAGGGCTACAAGGACCCGTACGCCGCCTACGGTGGCTACTCCTACGACGCCGGCTGGGCCGTCATCCAGGCCGTCAAGGCCGTCGCCGCCGCCAACAGCGGCAAGCTGCCCGACGACGCCCGCGCCAAGGTCGTCGAGGCACTCGGCAAGGTCTCCTTCGAGGGCGTGACCGGCAAGGTCGCCTTCGACGAGTACGGCGACACCACCAACAAGCAGCTCACCGTCTACAAGGTCGAGGGCGGCAAGTGGGTCGACGTCAAGAGCGACACCTTCAACCAGTAA
- a CDS encoding SPW_0924 family protein, with product MRAFVAAVIGLAAALALVFAITAFGVPEGETSPKPLLTTAPPAPGK from the coding sequence ATGCGCGCATTCGTCGCCGCCGTCATCGGCCTCGCGGCCGCGCTGGCCCTCGTGTTCGCCATCACGGCCTTCGGAGTGCCCGAGGGCGAGACCTCACCCAAGCCCCTGCTCACCACCGCGCCCCCCGCGCCCGGAAAGTAG
- a CDS encoding DUF4184 family protein has translation MPFTLSHAAAVLPAIRRTGRARGPLVASALVLGSFAPDTFYFTDAVVEGAMAYGNFTHSLAGIFTLDAVLTAVLVAFWLLLREPLIALLPRNWRGRVHAFVRGEEWRARPRPAALAAWFYLSAVVGSLTHVVWDSFTHLDRWGTNALPRLGEPIAFGFPPYTFLQYGTSALSACLLLWFTTTALRRLPASPVPASVPVLSRAEVLGALALLVVCVAVAVTVRIVRFFTFFDRIRTPLDIIPTICFGAGGGLAVALLIYGVLVRLRHRNDRTGRPADEETRTPVPTA, from the coding sequence ATGCCGTTCACTCTCAGCCACGCGGCCGCTGTACTTCCGGCCATCCGTCGGACCGGGCGTGCGCGGGGCCCCCTCGTCGCCTCGGCGCTCGTCCTCGGGTCGTTCGCGCCCGACACCTTCTACTTCACGGACGCGGTCGTCGAGGGCGCGATGGCGTACGGGAACTTCACGCACTCACTGGCGGGGATCTTCACCCTGGACGCCGTGCTGACGGCCGTCCTGGTGGCCTTCTGGCTTCTGCTGCGCGAGCCGCTGATCGCGCTCCTGCCGCGCAACTGGCGGGGCAGGGTGCACGCCTTCGTCCGGGGCGAGGAGTGGCGCGCGCGACCCCGGCCGGCCGCGCTCGCCGCCTGGTTCTACCTCTCGGCGGTCGTCGGTTCCCTCACGCACGTGGTGTGGGACAGCTTCACGCACCTGGACCGCTGGGGGACGAACGCGCTGCCGCGGCTCGGCGAGCCGATCGCCTTCGGCTTCCCGCCCTACACCTTCCTCCAGTACGGCACGTCGGCGCTCTCGGCGTGCCTCCTGCTGTGGTTCACGACGACCGCGCTGCGCCGGCTGCCCGCCTCCCCCGTCCCGGCGTCGGTGCCCGTGCTCTCCCGCGCGGAGGTCCTGGGTGCGCTCGCCCTGCTCGTGGTGTGCGTGGCCGTCGCCGTCACCGTGCGCATCGTCCGCTTCTTCACGTTCTTCGACCGGATCCGTACGCCGCTCGACATCATTCCGACCATCTGCTTCGGTGCGGGCGGCGGCCTCGCGGTGGCCCTGCTGATCTACGGAGTCCTCGTACGGCTGCGGCACCGCAACGACCGGACCGGGCGCCCCGCGGACGAGGAAACGCGAACGCCCGTCCCCACCGCCTGA
- a CDS encoding PaaI family thioesterase has translation MGEQHAVKFPQEVLDEYAALGIDLPALFSAGHLGERMDIRILEASADRVVGTMPVEGNTQPYGLLHGGASAVLAETLGSVGAMMHGGITKIAVGVDLNCTHHRGARSGIVTGVATPVHRGRTTTTFEIVITDEQDKRICTARLTCLLRDADQAAAQA, from the coding sequence ATGGGCGAGCAGCACGCAGTGAAGTTCCCGCAGGAGGTGCTCGACGAGTACGCGGCCCTGGGCATCGACCTGCCCGCGCTGTTCTCGGCGGGGCACCTCGGCGAGCGGATGGACATCCGCATCCTGGAGGCCTCGGCCGACCGCGTCGTCGGCACCATGCCCGTCGAGGGCAACACCCAGCCGTACGGGCTGCTGCACGGCGGCGCCTCGGCCGTGCTGGCCGAAACCCTCGGCTCGGTCGGCGCCATGATGCACGGCGGCATCACCAAGATCGCCGTCGGCGTGGACCTGAACTGCACCCACCACCGGGGCGCCCGCAGCGGCATCGTCACCGGCGTCGCCACCCCGGTGCACCGCGGCCGTACGACGACCACCTTCGAGATCGTCATCACCGACGAGCAGGACAAGCGGATCTGCACCGCCCGCCTGACCTGCCTGCTGCGCGACGCCGACCAGGCCGCCGCCCAGGCCTGA
- a CDS encoding FdhF/YdeP family oxidoreductase — translation MATKPPTGDPVQDSPQVTPPKQAAAGLPAIGHTLRIAHQQMGMARTARTLLKVNQKDGFDCPGCAWPEGDKRHTAEFCENGAKAVAEEATLRRVTPAFFAAHPLADLATRSGYWLGQQGRITEPMLLERGATPGDEDRYVPVSWEKAFEVIAEELTALDSPDEALFYTSGRTSNEAAFLFQLFAREFGTNNLPDCSNMCHESSGSALTETIGIGKGSVSLEDLHRADLIIVAGQNPGTNHPRMLSALEKAKTAGARIISVNPLPEAGTERFKNPQTPIGMFRGTALTDLFLQIRIGGDQALFRLLNKLVIETGGATDEAFIREHTHGYEDLAAAAEDADWDETLTATGLTRPEIEQALAMILASERTIVCWAMGLTQHKHSVATIREVVNLLLLRGNIGRPGAGVCPVRGHSNVQGDRTMGIFERPAPAFLDALDREFGITSPRGHGFDVVRSIQALRDGRAKVLFAMGGNFVGATPDTEVTEAAIRRAALTVHVSTKLNRSHAVTGRRALILPTLGRTDKDVQESGKQFVTVEDSMGMVHASRGNLAPASPHLLSEPAIVARMARAVLGPASATPWEEFERDYASIRERISRVVPGFEDFNAKVARPGGFQLPHAPRDERRFPTKTGKANFTAAPVEYPRVPAGRLLLQTLRSHDQYNTTIYGLDDRYRGITGGRRVVMVNPADAAELGLADGSYTDLVSEWKDGVERRAPGFRVVHYPTARGCAAAYYPETNVLVPLDSTADVSNTPASKSVVVRFEPA, via the coding sequence ATGGCGACCAAGCCGCCCACAGGCGATCCGGTACAGGACTCACCGCAGGTCACACCGCCCAAGCAGGCGGCCGCCGGCCTTCCGGCGATCGGCCACACGCTGCGGATCGCCCACCAGCAGATGGGCATGGCCCGTACCGCCCGCACGCTCCTCAAGGTCAACCAGAAGGACGGCTTCGACTGCCCGGGCTGCGCCTGGCCCGAGGGCGACAAGCGGCACACGGCCGAATTCTGCGAGAACGGCGCCAAGGCCGTCGCGGAGGAGGCCACGCTGCGCCGGGTCACCCCCGCGTTCTTCGCCGCGCACCCGCTGGCCGACCTGGCCACGCGGTCCGGCTACTGGCTGGGCCAGCAGGGCCGCATCACCGAGCCCATGCTCCTGGAGCGCGGGGCGACGCCCGGGGACGAGGACCGGTACGTGCCGGTCAGCTGGGAGAAGGCCTTCGAGGTCATCGCCGAGGAGCTGACCGCCCTCGACTCCCCCGACGAGGCCCTCTTCTACACCTCGGGCCGCACCAGCAACGAGGCCGCGTTCCTCTTCCAGCTCTTCGCCCGCGAGTTCGGCACCAACAACCTGCCCGACTGCTCCAACATGTGCCACGAGTCCTCGGGCTCCGCACTGACGGAGACCATCGGCATCGGCAAGGGCAGCGTCTCCCTCGAAGACCTCCACCGCGCCGACCTGATCATCGTCGCGGGACAGAACCCGGGCACCAACCATCCGCGCATGCTCTCCGCCCTGGAGAAGGCCAAGACCGCCGGCGCCCGGATCATCTCGGTGAACCCGCTGCCCGAGGCCGGCACGGAACGGTTCAAGAACCCGCAGACCCCGATCGGCATGTTCAGGGGCACCGCCCTCACCGATCTCTTCCTGCAGATCCGCATCGGCGGCGACCAGGCCCTCTTCCGCCTCCTGAACAAGCTCGTCATCGAGACCGGCGGCGCCACCGACGAGGCCTTCATCCGCGAGCACACCCACGGCTACGAGGACCTCGCGGCCGCCGCCGAGGACGCCGACTGGGACGAGACGCTCACCGCGACGGGCCTGACCCGCCCCGAGATCGAGCAGGCCCTGGCCATGATCCTGGCCTCCGAGCGCACCATCGTCTGCTGGGCCATGGGCCTGACCCAGCACAAGCACTCCGTCGCCACCATCCGCGAGGTCGTCAACCTCCTGCTGCTGCGCGGCAACATCGGCCGCCCCGGCGCCGGCGTCTGCCCCGTCCGCGGCCACTCCAACGTGCAGGGCGACCGCACCATGGGGATCTTCGAACGCCCCGCACCCGCCTTCCTCGACGCCCTCGACAGGGAATTCGGCATCACCTCGCCCCGCGGGCACGGCTTCGACGTGGTCCGCTCCATCCAGGCGCTGCGCGACGGCCGGGCCAAGGTGCTCTTCGCGATGGGCGGCAACTTCGTCGGCGCCACCCCCGACACCGAGGTCACCGAGGCCGCGATCCGGCGGGCCGCCCTGACCGTGCACGTCTCCACCAAGCTCAACCGCTCCCACGCGGTCACCGGCCGGCGGGCCCTGATCCTGCCCACCCTCGGCCGTACCGACAAGGACGTCCAGGAGAGCGGCAAGCAGTTCGTGACCGTCGAGGACTCCATGGGCATGGTCCACGCCTCCCGCGGCAACCTCGCCCCGGCCTCCCCGCACCTGCTGTCCGAGCCCGCGATCGTGGCCCGGATGGCGCGCGCCGTCCTCGGCCCGGCCTCCGCCACCCCGTGGGAGGAGTTCGAGCGCGACTACGCCTCGATCCGCGAGCGGATCTCCCGCGTGGTCCCCGGCTTCGAGGACTTCAACGCCAAGGTGGCCCGCCCCGGCGGCTTCCAGCTCCCGCACGCCCCGCGCGACGAGCGCCGCTTCCCGACGAAGACCGGCAAGGCCAATTTCACGGCCGCGCCCGTGGAGTACCCGCGGGTCCCGGCGGGACGGCTGCTCCTGCAGACCCTGCGCAGCCACGACCAGTACAACACCACGATCTACGGCCTCGACGACCGCTACCGCGGCATCACCGGCGGCCGCCGCGTCGTCATGGTCAACCCCGCCGACGCCGCCGAGCTGGGCCTGGCCGACGGCTCGTACACGGACCTGGTGAGCGAGTGGAAGGACGGCGTGGAGCGGCGCGCGCCCGGCTTCCGCGTCGTGCACTACCCGACGGCCCGCGGCTGCGCCGCCGCGTACTACCCGGAGACCAACGTGCTGGTGCCGCTGGACTCGACCGCGGACGTCAGCAACACCCCGGCCAGCAAGTCCGTCGTCGTGCGCTTCGAACCGGCCTGA
- a CDS encoding branched-chain amino acid ABC transporter permease, giving the protein MHELPQQLANGLALGALYGLIAIGYTMVYGIVQLINFAHGEIFMIGGFGALTAYAILPTGTSLLIAIPVMIVGGAICSVAVACAAERFAYRPLRSAPRLAPLITAIGLSIALQQLVWQFYPDAKKAVSFPEFKGAAFKITDSLAIQRADLFVLILAPLCMLALGVFVQKSRSGRAMQATAQDPDTAKLMGINTDRIIVMAFAIGAAFAAVAAVAYGLDKGQINFEMGFILGLKAFTAAVLGGIGNIYGAMVGGVVLGLAEALSIAYIEEIPGMQQLGGGAWSNVWAFVLLIVVLLVRPQGLLGERVADRA; this is encoded by the coding sequence GTGCACGAACTGCCGCAACAGCTGGCCAACGGCCTGGCCCTCGGTGCTCTCTATGGCCTCATCGCCATCGGGTACACCATGGTCTACGGCATCGTCCAGCTCATCAACTTCGCCCACGGCGAGATCTTCATGATCGGCGGCTTCGGCGCGCTCACCGCCTACGCCATCCTCCCGACCGGCACCTCCCTGCTGATCGCGATACCCGTCATGATCGTCGGCGGTGCCATCTGCTCCGTCGCCGTGGCATGCGCAGCCGAACGCTTCGCCTACCGCCCCCTGCGCAGCGCCCCCAGGCTCGCACCCCTCATCACCGCAATCGGCCTCTCGATCGCGCTCCAGCAGCTCGTCTGGCAGTTCTACCCGGACGCCAAGAAGGCCGTCAGCTTCCCCGAATTCAAGGGCGCGGCCTTCAAGATCACCGACAGCCTGGCGATCCAGCGCGCGGACCTCTTCGTCCTCATCCTCGCCCCGCTCTGCATGCTCGCCCTCGGCGTCTTCGTCCAGAAGAGCCGCAGCGGCCGCGCCATGCAGGCCACCGCGCAGGACCCCGACACCGCGAAGCTGATGGGCATCAACACCGACCGCATCATCGTCATGGCCTTCGCCATCGGTGCAGCGTTCGCCGCCGTCGCCGCCGTCGCCTACGGCCTCGACAAGGGCCAGATCAACTTCGAGATGGGCTTCATCCTCGGCCTCAAGGCCTTCACCGCAGCCGTCCTCGGCGGCATCGGCAACATCTACGGAGCCATGGTCGGCGGCGTCGTCCTCGGACTCGCCGAAGCCCTCTCGATCGCCTACATCGAAGAGATCCCCGGCATGCAGCAGCTCGGCGGTGGAGCCTGGTCCAACGTCTGGGCGTTCGTACTCCTCATCGTCGTCCTCCTCGTGCGGCCACAAGGCCTGCTCGGTGAGCGCGTCGCGGATCGGGCGTGA
- a CDS encoding lytic transglycosylase domain-containing protein, translating to MSARIIGRRLRRGTTAALVSALVIAAVTASQGPAGGSGDRLSAAGEGAAQQPQAADTAGGDSDYFTELPPLTSPQPPDVLLPEAGPTAQPQAPTGSGAAPASVVTGPAEGAQGIPASVLAAYMGAEKKVGRSDPGCGLRWQLLAAIGKVESGQARGGQVDAVGTTLRPILGPVLDGNGFANISDTDGGAYDGDSRYDRAVGPMQFIPSTWAAWGQDADGDGRRNPNNVHDAALAAARYLCAGSRDLRADADLDRAVLSYNRSTEYLRTVRSWFTYYLKGTHEIPDRAGTAEPPKPTPPKPTPTPTPTPKPTPTPTPTPEPKPTPTPTPTPTPTPTPTPTPTPTPTPTPTPTPTPTPTPTPTPTPTPEPKPTPTPTPTPTPTVAPSSKPSPTASSKPTPRPTPTPAPSRTPAPSASATGTP from the coding sequence ATGTCGGCTCGAATAATCGGACGCAGGCTGCGCAGGGGTACGACGGCCGCCCTGGTCTCCGCTCTGGTGATCGCCGCGGTGACCGCGTCCCAGGGCCCGGCGGGCGGGAGCGGCGACCGGCTCTCCGCCGCCGGGGAGGGCGCCGCACAGCAGCCGCAGGCCGCGGACACCGCGGGCGGCGACTCCGACTACTTCACCGAACTCCCGCCGCTGACGAGCCCGCAGCCGCCGGACGTGCTGCTGCCGGAAGCCGGACCGACGGCGCAGCCGCAGGCGCCGACGGGGTCCGGGGCCGCACCGGCGTCGGTGGTGACCGGGCCCGCGGAAGGGGCGCAGGGGATACCGGCGAGCGTCCTCGCGGCGTACATGGGCGCGGAGAAGAAGGTCGGGCGCAGCGACCCCGGCTGCGGACTGCGCTGGCAACTCCTCGCGGCGATCGGCAAGGTGGAGTCCGGACAGGCGCGCGGCGGCCAGGTCGACGCCGTCGGGACGACCCTGCGGCCGATCCTGGGGCCCGTGCTCGACGGCAACGGCTTCGCGAACATCTCGGACACCGACGGCGGGGCCTACGACGGGGACTCCCGCTACGACCGGGCGGTCGGGCCGATGCAGTTCATCCCCTCCACCTGGGCGGCATGGGGCCAGGACGCGGACGGCGACGGCCGGCGCAACCCGAACAACGTGCACGACGCGGCCCTCGCGGCCGCCCGGTACCTGTGCGCGGGGAGCCGGGACCTGCGGGCGGACGCGGACCTGGACCGGGCGGTGCTGTCCTACAACCGGTCCACGGAGTACTTGCGGACGGTGCGGTCCTGGTTCACGTACTACCTGAAGGGCACGCACGAGATCCCGGACCGGGCCGGCACGGCCGAGCCCCCGAAGCCCACCCCGCCGAAACCCACCCCCACCCCCACCCCGACGCCGAAGCCGACCCCGACCCCGACACCGACACCCGAGCCGAAGCCCACGCCCACCCCCACGCCGACCCCCACTCCGACGCCGACCCCCACACCTACGCCGACGCCCACTCCGACGCCGACCCCCACACCTACGCCGACGCCCACTCCGACGCCGACCCCCACGCCTACGCCGACGCCTGAACCGAAGCCCACGCCGACGCCCACGCCGACCCCCACCCCGACCGTGGCCCCGTCGTCGAAGCCCAGCCCCACGGCGAGCTCCAAGCCGACCCCGCGTCCGACTCCGACGCCGGCGCCGAGCCGGACGCCGGCGCCGAGCGCGAGCGCGACCGGTACCCCTTAG
- the polA gene encoding DNA polymerase I: protein MDGHSLAYRAFFALPAENFTTATGQPTNAIYGFASMLANTLRDEAPTHFAVAFDVSRKTWRSTEFPEYKANRSKTPDEFKGQVELIGELLDAMHVPRFAVDGFEADDVIATLATQAEAAGFDVLIVTGDRDSFQLVSERTTVLYPTKGVSELTRFTPEKVEEKYGLTPQQYPDFAALRGDPSDNLPGIPGVGEKTAAKWITQFGSFAELVERAEEVKGKAGQNFRDHLEAVKLNRVLTEMVKDVELPKGPADLARVAYDRTALLGVLDVLEIRNASLRERLLTVDPGAAVEEAPAPAAGVELDASVLGTGELAPWLESHAGGPLGISTVDSWALGQGNVSEIALAAAGGAAAWFTPAELDEADERAFAAWAADPARTKVVHNAKGLMRVFPEHGWTLAGVAMDTALAAYLVKPGRRSFALDALSMEYLHRELAPAAADGQLAFGADETAEAEALMAQARAVLDLGDAFTDKLAEVGAAELLHDMELPTSELLARMERSGIAADRDHLEAMEQQFAGAVQQAVKEAHATVGHEFNLGSPKQLQEVFFGELDLPKTKKTKTGYTTDADALAWLATQTDHELPVIMLRHREQAKLRVTVEGLVKTIAADGRVHTSFSQTVAATGRLSSTDPNLQNVPVRTDEGRAIRRGFVVGEGFESLMTADYSQIELRVMAHLSEDEGLIEAFATGEDLHTTVASQVFGVERSAVDAEMRRKIKAMSYGLAYGLSAFGLAQQLNIEPAEARGLMETFFERFGGVRDYLGRVVDEARATGYTATIFGRRRYLPDLNSDNRQRREAAERMALNAPIQGTAADIVKVAMLRVDKAITGAGLRSRMLLQVHDEIVLEIAPGEREQVEELVRREMGAAVELRAALDVSVGVGPDWESAAH, encoded by the coding sequence ATGGACGGGCACTCCCTGGCCTACCGGGCGTTCTTCGCGCTGCCCGCGGAGAACTTCACGACCGCGACGGGGCAGCCGACCAACGCAATCTACGGTTTCGCCTCGATGCTGGCGAACACGCTGCGCGACGAGGCCCCCACGCACTTCGCGGTGGCGTTCGACGTCTCCCGCAAGACGTGGCGTTCGACGGAGTTCCCCGAGTACAAGGCGAACCGCTCCAAGACCCCGGACGAGTTCAAGGGGCAGGTCGAGCTGATCGGCGAGCTGCTCGACGCGATGCACGTGCCGCGGTTCGCCGTCGACGGGTTCGAGGCCGACGACGTGATCGCGACGCTCGCGACGCAGGCCGAGGCGGCCGGCTTCGACGTGCTGATCGTCACCGGCGACCGGGACTCCTTCCAGCTCGTCTCCGAGCGCACCACCGTGCTCTACCCGACCAAGGGCGTCTCCGAGCTCACCCGGTTCACCCCGGAGAAGGTCGAGGAGAAGTACGGGCTCACCCCGCAGCAGTACCCGGACTTCGCGGCGCTGCGCGGCGACCCGTCCGACAACCTGCCGGGCATCCCGGGCGTCGGCGAGAAGACCGCGGCCAAGTGGATCACCCAGTTCGGGTCGTTCGCGGAGCTCGTCGAGCGCGCCGAGGAGGTCAAGGGCAAGGCCGGGCAGAACTTCCGGGACCACCTGGAGGCCGTCAAGCTCAACCGGGTCCTGACCGAGATGGTCAAGGACGTGGAGCTGCCCAAGGGCCCCGCCGACCTGGCCCGCGTCGCCTACGACCGGACCGCCCTGCTCGGCGTGCTGGACGTGCTGGAGATCCGCAACGCCTCGCTGCGCGAGCGGCTGCTCACCGTGGACCCGGGCGCGGCCGTGGAGGAGGCCCCGGCTCCGGCGGCCGGAGTGGAACTGGACGCGTCCGTGCTGGGCACCGGCGAGCTGGCGCCGTGGCTGGAGAGCCACGCGGGCGGGCCGCTGGGCATCTCCACCGTCGACAGCTGGGCGCTGGGCCAGGGCAATGTCAGCGAGATCGCGCTGGCCGCGGCCGGGGGCGCCGCCGCCTGGTTCACGCCGGCCGAGCTGGACGAGGCCGACGAGCGGGCCTTCGCGGCCTGGGCCGCCGACCCGGCGCGCACCAAGGTCGTGCACAACGCCAAGGGCCTGATGCGGGTCTTCCCCGAGCACGGCTGGACCCTCGCCGGGGTCGCCATGGACACCGCGCTCGCCGCCTACCTGGTCAAGCCCGGCCGCCGGTCCTTCGCCCTGGACGCCCTGTCCATGGAATACCTGCACCGTGAGCTGGCGCCCGCCGCCGCCGACGGCCAGCTGGCCTTCGGCGCCGACGAGACCGCCGAGGCCGAGGCGCTGATGGCGCAGGCCCGCGCCGTCCTGGACCTGGGCGACGCCTTCACCGACAAGCTCGCCGAGGTCGGCGCCGCGGAGCTGCTCCACGACATGGAGCTGCCCACCTCCGAGCTCCTGGCCCGGATGGAGCGCTCCGGCATCGCCGCCGACCGCGACCACCTGGAGGCCATGGAGCAGCAGTTCGCGGGAGCCGTGCAGCAGGCCGTCAAGGAGGCGCACGCCACCGTCGGCCACGAGTTCAACCTCGGATCGCCCAAGCAGCTCCAGGAGGTCTTCTTCGGCGAGCTGGACCTGCCGAAGACGAAGAAGACCAAGACCGGCTACACCACGGACGCGGACGCGCTCGCCTGGCTGGCCACGCAGACCGACCACGAACTCCCGGTGATCATGCTCCGGCACCGGGAGCAGGCCAAGCTGCGCGTCACCGTCGAGGGCCTGGTGAAGACCATCGCCGCCGACGGCCGGGTGCACACCAGCTTCAGCCAGACCGTCGCCGCGACCGGCCGCCTGTCCTCCACCGACCCCAACCTGCAGAACGTGCCGGTGCGCACCGACGAGGGCCGCGCCATCCGCCGCGGCTTCGTCGTCGGTGAGGGCTTCGAGTCCCTGATGACGGCCGACTACAGCCAGATCGAGCTGCGCGTCATGGCCCACCTCTCCGAGGACGAGGGCCTGATCGAGGCCTTCGCGACCGGCGAGGACCTGCACACCACCGTCGCCTCCCAGGTGTTCGGGGTGGAGCGGTCCGCCGTCGACGCCGAGATGCGCCGCAAGATCAAGGCCATGTCGTACGGACTCGCCTACGGGCTCTCCGCGTTCGGTCTCGCCCAGCAGCTGAACATCGAGCCCGCCGAGGCGCGCGGCCTGATGGAGACCTTCTTCGAGCGGTTCGGCGGGGTCCGCGACTACCTCGGCCGGGTCGTCGACGAGGCCCGCGCCACCGGATACACGGCGACGATCTTCGGCCGCCGCCGGTACCTCCCCGACCTCAACAGCGACAACCGCCAGCGCCGCGAGGCAGCCGAGCGGATGGCGCTCAACGCCCCGATCCAGGGCACCGCCGCCGACATCGTCAAGGTCGCGATGCTGCGCGTGGACAAGGCCATCACCGGGGCCGGCCTGCGCTCGCGCATGCTGCTCCAGGTCCACGACGAAATCGTGCTGGAGATCGCCCCGGGCGAGCGCGAGCAGGTCGAGGAGCTGGTGCGCCGCGAGATGGGCGCCGCCGTCGAGCTCCGGGCCGCGCTGGACGTGTCGGTGGGCGTCGGCCCGGACTGGGAGTCCGCCGCGCACTGA